From a region of the Actinopolymorpha singaporensis genome:
- a CDS encoding glycoside hydrolase family 2 protein codes for MTSTATSTATSTATATATAQPRPEYPRPQFVRPDWLNLNGRWQFEIDRGDSGLERGLLERDLGSEILVPFCPESELSGIGDVDFMEAVWYRRTFAVPEQWRGRNVLVHFQAVDHDTTVWADGVEVTRHRGGSTPFSANLGDVAGREVTLVVRARDHKAGPQARGKQSDRYANHDCHYTRTTGIWQTVWLEPVPTSHLNRPRITPDVAGSAFHVEVPLAGPRRGLTVKATLSDDAGVVATAQARADLDLAVRLTLAVPAERRKLWSVGAGHLYDLAFELVDADGTVVDQAASYAGLRSVSIDGKAVLLNGEAVFQRLVLDQGYYADGLLTAPDDAALVADIELSLAAGFNGARLHQKVFEERFLYHADRLGYLVWGEFPDWGCNVGRDGDNQQPTATYVTQWLEAVERDYSHPSIVGWCPLNETWQRLHDRLTVLDDVMRGMFLATKAADQSRPVLDTSGYSHRVPETDIYDSHNYEQDPAKFAQAMKGLAEGKPYVNEGGLDKPWSVPYAGQPYFCSEFGGIWWNPDARPDEDSWGYGERCRTLEEFYARFEGLVAVLLDDPDMFGYCYTQLTDVFQEQNGIYRFDRSEKFDLARVRAAQIRTAAIEKGRG; via the coding sequence ATGACCTCGACCGCGACCTCGACCGCGACCTCGACCGCGACCGCGACCGCGACCGCCCAGCCTCGCCCGGAGTACCCGCGACCGCAGTTCGTCCGTCCCGACTGGCTCAACCTCAACGGACGCTGGCAGTTCGAGATCGACCGGGGCGACTCCGGCCTCGAGCGCGGTCTCCTCGAACGCGACCTCGGCAGCGAGATCCTGGTGCCGTTCTGCCCGGAGTCGGAGCTGTCCGGGATCGGTGACGTCGACTTCATGGAGGCGGTCTGGTACCGCCGTACGTTCGCGGTCCCCGAGCAGTGGCGCGGACGGAACGTGCTGGTCCACTTCCAGGCCGTCGACCACGACACCACCGTGTGGGCGGACGGCGTCGAGGTGACCAGGCACCGCGGCGGATCGACGCCCTTCAGCGCGAACCTCGGCGACGTCGCCGGCCGCGAGGTGACGCTTGTGGTCCGCGCCCGCGACCACAAGGCGGGGCCGCAGGCCCGCGGCAAGCAGTCCGACCGCTACGCCAACCACGACTGCCACTACACCCGGACCACCGGCATCTGGCAGACCGTGTGGCTGGAACCGGTGCCCACGTCGCACCTGAACAGGCCGCGGATCACGCCGGACGTCGCCGGCAGCGCCTTCCACGTGGAGGTCCCGCTGGCCGGGCCGCGTCGCGGGCTCACCGTCAAGGCGACCTTGTCAGACGACGCCGGTGTGGTCGCCACCGCACAGGCACGCGCCGACCTCGACCTCGCCGTCCGGCTCACCCTCGCCGTGCCGGCCGAGCGCCGCAAGCTGTGGTCGGTGGGCGCGGGTCACCTGTACGACCTTGCTTTCGAACTCGTGGACGCAGACGGCACCGTGGTCGACCAGGCGGCGAGCTACGCAGGTCTGCGGTCGGTCAGCATCGACGGCAAGGCCGTGTTGCTCAACGGGGAAGCCGTCTTCCAGCGGCTGGTGCTCGACCAGGGCTACTACGCCGACGGGCTCCTCACCGCGCCCGACGACGCCGCCCTCGTCGCCGACATCGAGCTCTCCCTCGCCGCCGGGTTCAACGGTGCCCGCCTGCACCAGAAAGTGTTCGAGGAGCGTTTCCTCTACCACGCCGACCGGCTCGGCTACCTCGTGTGGGGCGAGTTCCCGGACTGGGGGTGCAACGTCGGGCGGGACGGCGACAACCAGCAGCCCACCGCGACGTACGTCACGCAGTGGCTGGAGGCGGTCGAACGCGACTACTCCCACCCCTCGATCGTCGGCTGGTGTCCGCTGAACGAGACCTGGCAGCGGTTGCACGACCGGCTCACCGTGCTCGACGACGTGATGCGCGGAATGTTCCTCGCCACCAAGGCCGCCGACCAGTCCCGGCCGGTGCTGGACACCTCCGGCTACTCCCACCGGGTGCCCGAGACCGACATCTACGACTCGCACAACTACGAACAGGACCCGGCGAAGTTCGCCCAGGCGATGAAGGGCCTCGCGGAGGGCAAGCCGTACGTCAACGAGGGCGGACTGGACAAGCCCTGGTCGGTGCCGTACGCCGGCCAGCCCTACTTCTGCAGTGAGTTCGGCGGGATCTGGTGGAACCCCGACGCGCGACCGGACGAGGACTCCTGGGGGTACGGCGAACGCTGCCGCACGCTGGAGGAGTTCTACGCCCGCTTCGAGGGACTGGTCGCGGTGCTGCTGGACGACCCGGACATGTTCGGCTACTGCTACACGCAGCTGACCGACGTCTTCCAGGAGCAGAACGGCATCTACCGCTTCGACCGGTCGGAGAAGTTCGACCTGGCACGCGTTCGCGCCGCCCAGATCCGGACGGCCGCGATCGAGAAGGGCCGCGGCTGA